One Phalacrocorax aristotelis chromosome 11, bGulAri2.1, whole genome shotgun sequence DNA segment encodes these proteins:
- the XIAP gene encoding E3 ubiquitin-protein ligase XIAP isoform X2: MTCNGPDNLEACATPDSDCDHEWAQEHYRLGTFVEFPLGCPVSGSALARAGFVYTGKGDKVKCFSCHTTIEGWAPGDSAVERHKKLSPNCKFITESTFLENNMDPLAQNYQQRTENASSSSAVPCVLGDPSDVEADYLLRTRQVVDMSDNWYPKNPTMCSEETRLKSFHSWPLDGQLTPKELANGGFYYTGVGDQVACFCCGGQLKNWEPGDRAWSEHKRHFPKCLFVLGRDVGNVPSESIPAELGRSGLNNAEHPRNPTMAKYGRRLKTFLTWIYPVDKVQLAEAGFYSIGNGDHVVCFHCGGRLEGWKENEDPWDQHAKWFPGCRFVRREKGLEFINNVHLRDGCRDSTTEATEGTILPKDLSTEEKLRRLQEEKLCKICMAKDISVVLLPCGHLVACKECAEALDECPLCRTNIMKRQEIFMY, encoded by the exons ATGACATGTAACGGCCCAGATAACTTGGAAGCTTGTGCCACTCCAGACAGTGACTGTGACCACGAATGGGCACAGGAACACTATCGACTAGGAACTTTTGTTGAATTTCCACTTGGCTGTCCAGTTTCAGGATCAGCACTAGCACGAGCTGGGTTTGTTTATACTGGAAAAGGTGACAAAGTGAAGTGCTTCAGTTGCCATACAACTATTGAAGGATGGGCGCCTGGGGATTCAGCAGTTGAGAGACACAAAAAGCTTTCTCCAAATTGCAAATTTATTACTGAATCTACTTTTCTAGAAAATAACATGGATCCTCTCGCCCAGAACTACCAGCAGAGAACTGAAAATGCTTCCAGCAGTTCAGCCGTCCCATGTGTTCTGGGTGACCCATCTGATGTGGAGGCAGATTATCTTTTGAGGACTAGGCAGGTTGTGGATATGTCAGATAACTGGTATCCTAAAAACCCCACTATGTGCAGCGAAGAGACAAGATTAAAGTCTTTTCACAGTTGGCCCCTCGATGGCCAGTTGACGCCAAAGGAATTAGCTAATGGTGGCTTCTATTATACAGGTGTTGGTGATCAAGTGGCATGTTTTTGTTGTGGTGGACAATTGAAGAATTGGGAACCTGGTGACAGAGCTTGGTCAGAACACAAGAGGCATTTTCCTAAGTGCCTTTTTGTCCTGGGCCGGGATGTTGGAAATGTTCCAAGTGAATCTATTCCTGCTGAGCTCGGGAGAAGTGGTCTGAACAATGCAGAGCATCCAAGGAATCCAACTATGGCAAAATAtggaagacgtttaaaaacgTTTTTAACTTGGATATATCCTGTTGACAAGGTGCAACTTGCTGAAGCTGGGTTCTATAGCATAG GTAATGGTGATCATGTTGTATGTTTCCACTGTGGTGGAAGAttggaaggatggaaggaaaatgaagaccCGTGGGATCAACATGCCAAATGGTTTCCTGG gTGCAGATTTGTGAGAAGGGAAAAGGGGCTAGAATTTATAAACAATGTTCACTTGAGAGATGGATGTAGGGATTCAACA ACAGAAGCTACTGAAGGGACAATACTTCCTAAAG aTCTCAGTACGGAAGAGAAGTTAAGACgcctgcaggaagaaaagctgtgtAAAATCTGCATGGCTAAAGACATATCAGTCGTCCTCCTTCCCTGTGGTCACCTAGTTGCCTGTAAGGAATGTGCTGAAGCACTTGATGAATGCCCTCTGTGTCGTACAAATATTATGAAAAGACAGGAAATTTTTATGTATTAG
- the XIAP gene encoding E3 ubiquitin-protein ligase XIAP isoform X1: MTCNGPDNLEACATPDSDCDHEWAQEHYRLGTFVEFPLGCPVSGSALARAGFVYTGKGDKVKCFSCHTTIEGWAPGDSAVERHKKLSPNCKFITESTFLENNMDPLAQNYQQRTENASSSSAVPCVLGDPSDVEADYLLRTRQVVDMSDNWYPKNPTMCSEETRLKSFHSWPLDGQLTPKELANGGFYYTGVGDQVACFCCGGQLKNWEPGDRAWSEHKRHFPKCLFVLGRDVGNVPSESIPAELGRSGLNNAEHPRNPTMAKYGRRLKTFLTWIYPVDKVQLAEAGFYSIGNGDHVVCFHCGGRLEGWKENEDPWDQHAKWFPGCRFVRREKGLEFINNVHLRDGCRDSTTEATEGTILPKDDLLQNPLVQSAIDMGFSLSEIRNTMEKKLQMSGESHTSVGDLVADLSAQKENTREEEPNEIPVEQDELIQLQNLYLSTEEKLRRLQEEKLCKICMAKDISVVLLPCGHLVACKECAEALDECPLCRTNIMKRQEIFMY; this comes from the exons ATGACATGTAACGGCCCAGATAACTTGGAAGCTTGTGCCACTCCAGACAGTGACTGTGACCACGAATGGGCACAGGAACACTATCGACTAGGAACTTTTGTTGAATTTCCACTTGGCTGTCCAGTTTCAGGATCAGCACTAGCACGAGCTGGGTTTGTTTATACTGGAAAAGGTGACAAAGTGAAGTGCTTCAGTTGCCATACAACTATTGAAGGATGGGCGCCTGGGGATTCAGCAGTTGAGAGACACAAAAAGCTTTCTCCAAATTGCAAATTTATTACTGAATCTACTTTTCTAGAAAATAACATGGATCCTCTCGCCCAGAACTACCAGCAGAGAACTGAAAATGCTTCCAGCAGTTCAGCCGTCCCATGTGTTCTGGGTGACCCATCTGATGTGGAGGCAGATTATCTTTTGAGGACTAGGCAGGTTGTGGATATGTCAGATAACTGGTATCCTAAAAACCCCACTATGTGCAGCGAAGAGACAAGATTAAAGTCTTTTCACAGTTGGCCCCTCGATGGCCAGTTGACGCCAAAGGAATTAGCTAATGGTGGCTTCTATTATACAGGTGTTGGTGATCAAGTGGCATGTTTTTGTTGTGGTGGACAATTGAAGAATTGGGAACCTGGTGACAGAGCTTGGTCAGAACACAAGAGGCATTTTCCTAAGTGCCTTTTTGTCCTGGGCCGGGATGTTGGAAATGTTCCAAGTGAATCTATTCCTGCTGAGCTCGGGAGAAGTGGTCTGAACAATGCAGAGCATCCAAGGAATCCAACTATGGCAAAATAtggaagacgtttaaaaacgTTTTTAACTTGGATATATCCTGTTGACAAGGTGCAACTTGCTGAAGCTGGGTTCTATAGCATAG GTAATGGTGATCATGTTGTATGTTTCCACTGTGGTGGAAGAttggaaggatggaaggaaaatgaagaccCGTGGGATCAACATGCCAAATGGTTTCCTGG gTGCAGATTTGTGAGAAGGGAAAAGGGGCTAGAATTTATAAACAATGTTCACTTGAGAGATGGATGTAGGGATTCAACA ACAGAAGCTACTGAAGGGACAATACTTCCTAAAG ATGATCTCTTACAGAATCCTTTGGTACAAAGTGCCATAGACATGGGTTTCAGTTTGTCTGAGATTAGGAACAccatggaaaagaaattgcaGATGTCTGGAGAAAGTCACACATCTGTTGGGGATCTGGTAGCAGACTTAAGtgctcaaaaagaaaatacaagggAAGAAGAACCAAATGAAATCCCAGTTGAGCAAGATGAGCTTATTCAATTGCAAAACCTCT aTCTCAGTACGGAAGAGAAGTTAAGACgcctgcaggaagaaaagctgtgtAAAATCTGCATGGCTAAAGACATATCAGTCGTCCTCCTTCCCTGTGGTCACCTAGTTGCCTGTAAGGAATGTGCTGAAGCACTTGATGAATGCCCTCTGTGTCGTACAAATATTATGAAAAGACAGGAAATTTTTATGTATTAG